The DNA window GGCCGTATGACCGAAGGGGACCCCCACCATGCACCAGCCGAGCCGGCCCGAGGACCTCGACCGTCCCGAACTGCTCTGGGCCAGGGCGGTGACCCTGGCCGTGCTCGACGCCGCCTGCGGCGACCGGACCGAGTTCGCCGTCGACGACGACGGCGTGTGGTGCCACACCACCGGCGCCGGCGGCTGGTGGCGCCTGACCCTGCTCGACGGGCCGCGCGCCGTCCTGTGCGGCCAGGACCCGGACGGCAGCCACACCCATGTCGGCGGCCGACAGGTCGACTTCCTCGAGGGCGGCCCCGACTGGCTGCCCTGGGACCTCCTGCGCGAGGACGCCGACGGCAACCTCCTCGGCTTCGTCTACTGGTGGCAGGACGGCGCGTGGCACCGGATCCCGTACCCCGACGAGCTGCCCGAGGACGGCCTGGACGGCGCCGCGCCCTGGGCCGGCTCGCACGAGGAGTTCCTCCAACTGGCCCTGGACTCCCGCGACGTGCCGTACGCGCGGCGCGGGATCCTGGCCGAGGCCGTCGAGCGGTTCGTGGCGTCGGCGCGGGAACGCAAGGCCGACGAGGCCGCCGTGGCGGCGCTGCTGGCACCGGCCCAAGCCGTACAGGGGCCCGCGCCGCGGCCCGACGTGGCACTCGCCCTGGCCGCGCGCGCGGGCATCCTCGCGTAGAGCCCGTACGGCTACTTGAACGCCGCGAACGCCTTGGTGAAGGCCAGCGGCTCCTGGAGGATCGAACTGCACGTGGCGTCGGCGTGGTTGACGGCCCCGGCCGCGCACTGCTTGTCGCGCGTCGAGGACCACATGGCCAGCCGGCCGATCCCCTTCGACGCCGCGAAGTCCACGAGCTGCGTGGCGTCGGCCACGGTGAAGATCTCGCTGGTGACGTCGTTCACGCCGATCATCGGCGTGACGGCGACAGCCTTCCAGGCCGCCGCGTCGGAGAGCCCGAGCACACCCTTGAGCTGGGCCTGGGTGGCCGTCGCGGCCTGGACGGCGTACTGGCCCATGTCCCCGCTGTAGGCGGGCCCGTAGTCCATCGCCATGATGTTGACCGCGTCGATCCGCACGCCGTGCTTCTTGGCGTCGGCCAGCAGCGCCACGCCCGGCTGGGTCAGGCCCTCCGGCATCACGGGCAGGGTGAACGCCACGTCCAGGCCCGGGTGCGACTTCTGCAGCCGGGCGATGGCCTGGGCGCGGCGGGCGTTGGCCGCGGTGTCCGGCAGGGCCGCGCCCTCGATGTCGAAGTCGACCTTGGTGAGCCGGTAGTGGTCGACGACCTTCCCGTAGGCGGCGGCCAGGTCGTCCACGGTGGCGCAGTTCAGCGCCAGTTCGTGCCCGGCGGCCCCGCCGAAGGACACCCGGACGTCCCCGCCCTCGGCTCGCAGGGCGCCTATCTGGGCGGCCACCTTGTCGCTCGCGAGGTCCGAGACGCCGCCCCACAGCGGTGCGCAGCCGCCGCCGGAGGTGATGAAGGCCAGGTGGAACTCCTTCACCCCGGTCCTGGCCGCGGTGTCGAGCAGGTCGTACGCGGGGTACAGCGAGGTGTCCACGTACGGGGCGAAGCGCGCGCCGGCGGCGGCCGGGCCGGTCCCGGTGGGGTCGGGCGTCGTGGGCCGGGTGGGCTGGGCGGAGGTCGCGGTCGGGGCCGCGGTGGCCGTGGCCGTGGGCGCCGCCGTCGGTGCGGAGCTGGGGCGGACGGTGGGGCGTCCGCTCGGGCCGGCCGTCGCGCCCTGGTCCACCGAGCACTTCTGCCCGTCGATGCGGCAGCCGGTGGGGTTACCCGGGGCGCCCGGTCCGCTCGTCACGAAACCGACGGTGACGGAGGCCCCCGCCGCCAGCTGCCGGTTCCAGGAGGCGGGCTTCACCGTCACGCGCTGCCCGTCGACCGTGTGGACGCCGTTCCACAGCGAGTCGATCCGCACGCCCGCCGGCAGGTCGAACTGGAGCGTCCAGTCCGCCCGGCTCTGCCCGGAGTCGTTCGTGATGACGTACTGCCCGGTGTAACCGCCGCCCCACGAGCTGGACTTCGTGTACACGGCCCCGACGGAGCCGGCCTGCGCGGTCCCGGTGAACGCGAAGGCCGCGCCCCCGATCACCACCGCCGCCACGACCGCGCCCGTGGCCTTCGCCGTACGACTCGCCTTGCGCCGGTGCCCGACTGTCCTGCTCATCGCGTGCCTGCCTCTGTGTTACTGGGGAGTTGGGGTGCGGCAGCACGCTAGCCGCCCCGAAACGGACATTCGTCCGTTCGGGGGCGGCCGGGCAGAGTCTTAGGTTCCGCTTAAGGAAGCGATCGGCAGGGGTTAAGTCTCAGGCGCGGCTGGTGTCGATGACGCAGAAGCGGTTGCCCTCCGGGTCGGCCAGGACCACGAAATCGGGGTCCTCGGGGTAGGAGTCCCAGGCGACGTGCCGGGCTCCCAGGGACACCAGGCGGGCCACCTCGGCCTCCTGTTCCGCCGCGTCCGCGGCGTACAGGTCGAGGTGCACCCGGGGGTGCTGCTGTACGGGGGAGGCGCTGCGGCCCAGGGCCAGGCCCGGGCCGGCGCCGTCGGCCGGGACCAGGACGGTCCAGTCGTCCGCCACCTCGCCGTCGCGCGGGACGTACCCGAGCGCCCGGCCCCAGAATTCCGCCGCCCTGCCTACGTCTTCGGCGCCCATCACGATCGTTCCGATGCTCAGCATGATCGGATTGTGGCAAAGAGAGCTTCAGCGCGGGAGCCGCTCGATCGCCACCATCGCGGCGTCGTCATCGAGGGTGCTGCCGGCCGCGTGGGACAGCAGGTCGGCGCACAGCCGGTCCAGCAGGGCGCGGGGGCGGGTGCCCGGCCAGGCGGCCGCGCGCTCCGCGAGGGGGTAGAACGTCCCCGCCGCGTCGCGTGCCTCCAGGACGCCGTCCGTGTACAGCAGCAGCACGTCGCCCGCGGCGAAGGCGAACGTCTGCGCGGTGACGGACGATTCCACCAGCCCCGCCAGGCCCAGCGGCGGCGAGGGGTGGTCCACGTCGAGGGGGAGCGCCCGGCCGTCGCGCAGCAGCAGCGGCGGCGGGTGGCCGCAGCTGACCAGGTGCAGTACCGGTTCGTCGTCGGGGATCTCCAGGACGGCGG is part of the Streptomyces subrutilus genome and encodes:
- a CDS encoding cellulose binding domain-containing protein; the protein is MSRTVGHRRKASRTAKATGAVVAAVVIGGAAFAFTGTAQAGSVGAVYTKSSSWGGGYTGQYVITNDSGQSRADWTLQFDLPAGVRIDSLWNGVHTVDGQRVTVKPASWNRQLAAGASVTVGFVTSGPGAPGNPTGCRIDGQKCSVDQGATAGPSGRPTVRPSSAPTAAPTATATAAPTATSAQPTRPTTPDPTGTGPAAAGARFAPYVDTSLYPAYDLLDTAARTGVKEFHLAFITSGGGCAPLWGGVSDLASDKVAAQIGALRAEGGDVRVSFGGAAGHELALNCATVDDLAAAYGKVVDHYRLTKVDFDIEGAALPDTAANARRAQAIARLQKSHPGLDVAFTLPVMPEGLTQPGVALLADAKKHGVRIDAVNIMAMDYGPAYSGDMGQYAVQAATATQAQLKGVLGLSDAAAWKAVAVTPMIGVNDVTSEIFTVADATQLVDFAASKGIGRLAMWSSTRDKQCAAGAVNHADATCSSILQEPLAFTKAFAAFK
- a CDS encoding VOC family protein, yielding MLSIGTIVMGAEDVGRAAEFWGRALGYVPRDGEVADDWTVLVPADGAGPGLALGRSASPVQQHPRVHLDLYAADAAEQEAEVARLVSLGARHVAWDSYPEDPDFVVLADPEGNRFCVIDTSRA